Within the Deltaproteobacteria bacterium genome, the region TGATATCAGGCATCTAAAGAGGTTTGTGGCCGACTATGAGGTAGAGAAGAAGAAGGCCCCCCTGCTTCCGACCCCTCAGGAGAGGAAGGGCAAAAAGGTGGCGGTCATTGGGGCGGGCCCGGCTGGTTTGACCTGCGCCTATTACCTGGCCCTCAAGGGATATCCGGTTATCATCTTTGAGAGGTTGGATGAACCAGGGGGGATGGCTGCAGTGGGTATCCCCGATTATCGACTGCCGCGTCCTATCCTGCGCCGGGAGGTGGATATCATCACCTCCTTGGGGGTGGAGATCAGGTATAACACCGAGGTGGGCAAGGATATCACCATCAGCGCAATGAAAAAGGAGTACGATGCCATCTTTATCGGGGTAGGGGCCCAAGGGTCTACCCCCATGCGTGCAGAGGGAGAGGATGCGGGCTATAAGGGCTTTATCCCCGGTGTGCAATACCTTTTCAGCATCAACAAGGGTAAAGATCCCTATCCAGAGGGGGACCGGGTGGTAGTAGTAGGGGGTGGGAATGTCGCCATTGACTGTGTGCGCAGTTCCTTCCGGATAGGAAAGAAAGATGTCAACCTCCTCTACCGTCGTACCCGCCAGGAGATGCCTGCTGATGAGGAAGAGATCCATGGCGCCGATGAAGAAATGGTGAAGTTTGAGTACCTCTGCGCCCCCACCAAGGTCATCGCCAAGGGGGAAAAGGTGGTCGGGGTGGAGTGCATCAGGATGGAGCTAGGGGAACCGGACGAATCGGGCAGACGCAGACCGGTCCCCATCAAGGGATCGGAGTTCGTTGTCGATACGGATATCTTGATCCCTGCCATCGGTCAACGGGTTGATCTATCCTTTTTAGAAGAGAAGGACGGGGTACAGACCACCAAATGGTCTACGGTGGTGGCGAACGATGAGACCCTGGGCACCTCCCAAGCAGGGATCTTCTCCGCTGGAGACTGCGTCAGTGGCCCCGATGTGCTGGTGAGGGCGGCGGGCAACAGTAGATTGGCGGCGGAGATGATTGACCTCTACCTGAAGGGGGAGAAGGTAGAGGCCAGCGATGACGAGAGGCTGGAGAGGTTGATGAGCGAGATCCGGGTATATGACTCTGAGGAGAATATCGGGATCATACCCGGGGGGAAGAGGGAGCAACTCGAGACCCTCCCCCCGGAGACCAGGAAGTGGACCTTTGAAGAGGTGGAGGAGGGATTTTCCACCGATGCGGCCATGCGGGAGGCTTCTCGCTGTTTGCGCTGTTATCGCATCGGCCTGGTGGCCATAGAGGAGTAAGATGGGGGCAGCGATGGTCAAGTTAACCATTGATGGTAAGGAGATCATGGCGGAGGCTGACAGGACCATCTTGGAGGTGGCCCAGGAGAATGGGATCTATATCCCCACTCTCTGTTATCACCCCAGACTGACCCCCATTGGCTCGTGCCGCCTCTGCGTCGTGGAGATAGAGGGAGCGGACAGACCGATGACCGCCTGTACCACCTATGTGCAGGATGGGATCGTGGTCCACACCCAGACGGAGAGGTTGAACCGCATCCGCCAAGATGCCCTCAAGCTTATTTTGCTCAACCACCCCCTAGACTGCCCCCAATGTGATGCGGCCGGTGCGTGTGAGCTGCAAAATCTGGTCTTCGAGTTCGGCATAGATCAGCAGGACTATCAGGCCACCAAGGCCTCCAAAGGGATGAGGGAATTCGCCACCCCCCTGATCAGACAGTGGGTCGATCGTTGTGTCATGTGTATGCGCTGCATCAGGGCATGTCATGAGATTGTCAGGGTCCGGGCCATCGATTTGGCAGGGAAAGGGTACGATGCGGAGATAGAGATGAGGGACCCCGAGGCCTGTATCTCCTGTGGGGAGTGTCTGAGGGTCTGCCCAGTGGGGGCCCTGACCGAGAGGGTCAGCCGTATCAAGGCACGACCCTGGCAACAGCAGAAGGTCCTCACTACCTGTAATTACTGTTCCCTAGGCTGTC harbors:
- a CDS encoding FAD-dependent oxidoreductase, whose amino-acid sequence is MGEVIFSYWGGRLTDNRGKAPEEFAEPERLKLPPEFKPGVRIKAFMGWDGFAIQEADVSIVDMCRAYMEAVQKESCGKCFPCRVGTKVIAETLERIAQGKGKMRDLDLMESLGHSIQEGSKCNLGQTGPIPLLVALEHFRDEFAKVIKNKKKVLRGDYKVKLTAPCMNACPTHVDIPSYIELIKEGDFAESLRVIRERTCLPGVLGRVCIRPCESNCRRLNVDEALDIRHLKRFVADYEVEKKKAPLLPTPQERKGKKVAVIGAGPAGLTCAYYLALKGYPVIIFERLDEPGGMAAVGIPDYRLPRPILRREVDIITSLGVEIRYNTEVGKDITISAMKKEYDAIFIGVGAQGSTPMRAEGEDAGYKGFIPGVQYLFSINKGKDPYPEGDRVVVVGGGNVAIDCVRSSFRIGKKDVNLLYRRTRQEMPADEEEIHGADEEMVKFEYLCAPTKVIAKGEKVVGVECIRMELGEPDESGRRRPVPIKGSEFVVDTDILIPAIGQRVDLSFLEEKDGVQTTKWSTVVANDETLGTSQAGIFSAGDCVSGPDVLVRAAGNSRLAAEMIDLYLKGEKVEASDDERLERLMSEIRVYDSEENIGIIPGGKREQLETLPPETRKWTFEEVEEGFSTDAAMREASRCLRCYRIGLVAIEE